Proteins from a genomic interval of Zingiber officinale cultivar Zhangliang chromosome 2A, Zo_v1.1, whole genome shotgun sequence:
- the LOC122043969 gene encoding protein NRT1/ PTR FAMILY 4.6-like, with the protein MMDTRVGRLTVPPVSLPVFLVVFIMAIAPLYDHAIVPLARRATRNKIGITHLQRIGFGLVLSVVAMAVAAVVEAKRKWVTMQVVEAKRKRVARQRGVGDDAVAGDVTIMGVTLALGYYLSSVLVSMVNRPTRGGGRGGWLSGDSLNQYHLSHRVSLCLLSHRVARHRVVAM; encoded by the exons ATGATGGACACGCGCGTAGGCAGGCTCACGGTCCCGCCGGTGTCGCTGCCGGTCTTCCTCGTCGTCTTCATCATGGCCATCGCGCCGCTATACGACCACGCGATCGTGCCCCTCGCACGTCGCGCGACGAGGAACAAGATAGGCATCACGCACCTGCAGAGGATCGGGTTCGGGCTGGTGCTCTCGGTAGTAGCGATGGCGGTGGCGGCGGTGGTGGAGGCGAAGCGGAAGTGGGTGACAATGCAGGTGGTGGAGGCGAAGCGGAAGCGGGTGGCGAGGCAG CGAGGCGTCGGCGACGATGCGGTCGCTGGCGACGTCACTATCATGGGCGTGACGCTGGCACTAGGATACTACCTGAGCTCGGTGCTGGTGTCGATGGTGAACCGGCCGACGCGCGGCGGAGGGCGCGGGGGGTGGCTGTCGGGGGACAGCCTCAACCAGTACCATCTCTCCCATAGGGTCAGCCTATGCCTTCTCTCCCATAGGGTCGCGCGACACCGTGTCGTCGCGATGTAG